The window CTCCCGCCGGCGTACTCGTCCTCGCATCGACAGGTGTCGATACCGAGCGCGGCGTAGACCCCGCAGGTGCCCGTGACGGCACCGGCTCCGAGAATCAAGACGAGGACCGCCAGCCCGCCCGTAACGGCCAGCGTGAGCGGCTCTCGGGGCATCGAGTAGTAGAGCCAGAGGGCGACTGCCGCCGCGATCGGCGCCAGCACCCCCCGTGCGATCCGGTCGCGACGGCCGACGTTCTGCTTTCTCCCAGCCATGTCACTAACGATACGTGTCCGATAAATAAATAGGTTACAATCGCGCGTTACACCGGTACCCGGACGCTCGCGCAGCGCCGCTCGCCTTCGACGCCGCTTACGACGCCGCCAGCCTACAGCGCCGAGTCGATCGCCGCCGAGATCGCCGCCGCGTCGTACCCCTCGACCGCCTCGCCGTCCACGAAGATCGTCGGCGTCCCCTGAACGCCTATCGACTGCCCCTCGCTCCGGTCGCTCATCGACGCCTCCTCGTAGGCCGCGAACTGCGCGTCGGCGATGGCGGCGCACGGGTCCGCGCCGGCGGCCTCCGCGGCCGCACCGATCGCCTCTCCGCTGTAGCTCCCCTGCGACTCGTAGGCCGCCGTGGCGAACTCGAAGAACGCCTCGGAGCCGTTCCGGGCGCCGACGCCGCGGGCCGCGCTGGCGACGGGGACCGCCCAGGTCTCGTTGACCGGGATCGGGAAGTCCCAGTGCTCGTAGCGCACCTCGCCGGGGTCGATGTACTCAGCGCGGACCGTCGGGAAGTGGTCCAGCTTGTAGGAGGCGCAGTGGCCGCAGGTGAAGTCCTCGAACGCCTTGACGACGACGTCCGCGTCCGGGTCGCCGATGACGGGCCGGTAGTCGAGGGCCGGGTCGGCGGGCTCCGAGAGGTCGCAGTCGTACGCGCCCGTGTCGAGCGTGTCGCTGCCCTCACTCCCCCCGCCGTTGCCGCCGCCTCCGCCGCCGAGACACCCCGCCGCGCCGACGACGCCGACCGACGCCGCGCCCGCGATCAGAGACCGCCGCGTGCGTTCCATACTCGCCGTTCGGACCGGATCGCACTTAACCGCTCCGCGACGGCCGCGGGGGCCCGCGCCGGAGAGGGGTGGCTCGCGTCCGAACGTTTGTTCGCGTCCGAACGTTTTTGCCGGCGCCTCGCGACCCTGTGGTATGAGCGACTGGGACCTCGACCTGCGCGACGCCGAAGAGCAGATGGACGAGGCGTTCGCGGCCGGCGGCGACGTCGTCCTCGGCGTCCTCGACGGGACGACCGACCCGGAGGAGTGGGTCCGCAGCGTCGACTACGGCAACACGCTGGTGCTGTCCATCGAGGGCGACCTCAACGAGCTCGCCGCCGGCTTCGCCCGCGAGGTGAAGGACATGGGCGGCGAGCTGATGCATTTCCGCGGGTTCCTCGTGGTCAGTCCGCCGGGCGCGAGCATCGACACCGATCGGCTGAGCGGGTGACCGCCGCGTCGACCGCCAACGCTCCGCGTCGACCGCTAACGCTCCGCGTCGATTTCGGGCCGCGTTTTTGACCGTTGACACGAGCAAAAGAGGTTTGTCACCGGAGTGAGACGGGGGGTGTATGAAAGCCGTAGTACTCGCAGGGGGTTACGCGACCAGACTCTGGCCGATCACCGAGCACCGTCCGAAGATGTTCCTGCCGGTCGGCGAGAACACCGTCATCGACGAGATCTTCGAGGACTTCGAGGCCGACGACCGCGTCGACGAGGTGTTCGTCTCGACCAACGAGCGCTTCGCCGACACGTTCGACGAGTACCTCACCGACAGCCCGTTCGAGAAGCCCACCCTCTCGGTCGAGGAGACCGTCGAGGAGGACGAGAAGTTCGGCGTCGTGGGGGCGCTCGAACAGCTCGTCGACCGCGAGGAGGTCGACGACGACCTCATCGTCGTCGCCGGCGACAACATGATCAGCTTCGACCTGGCCGACTTCACCGACTTCTTCGAGTCGAAGGGGACGCCGACGTTGGCCGCCTACGACGTGGGCGACCGCGAGCGCGCGAAGTCGTACGGGCTCGTCCAGCTGGACGGCGACGAGGTGATCGACTTCCAGGAGAAGCCCGAGAACCCCCAGTCGACGCTCGTCTCCATCGCCTGCTACGCGTTCCCCGCCGAGACGCTCCCGAAGCTCACGACGTACCTGGAGGACGACAACAACCCGGACGAGCCGGGGTGGTTCCT is drawn from Halorubrum sp. CBA1229 and contains these coding sequences:
- a CDS encoding NDP-sugar synthase, which produces MKAVVLAGGYATRLWPITEHRPKMFLPVGENTVIDEIFEDFEADDRVDEVFVSTNERFADTFDEYLTDSPFEKPTLSVEETVEEDEKFGVVGALEQLVDREEVDDDLIVVAGDNMISFDLADFTDFFESKGTPTLAAYDVGDRERAKSYGLVQLDGDEVIDFQEKPENPQSTLVSIACYAFPAETLPKLTTYLEDDNNPDEPGWFLQWLQERGAVHAFTFDGAWFDIGTADSYLDAVEYALEGGTLVADDATVEGSDLGDVVHVMSGATVTDSTLDRSVVFPDGTITDSEIRNSVIDTGATLEGVDLSGALIGSYTSITEGDDF
- a CDS encoding DUF2892 domain-containing protein codes for the protein MAGRKQNVGRRDRIARGVLAPIAAAVALWLYYSMPREPLTLAVTGGLAVLVLILGAGAVTGTCGVYAALGIDTCRCEDEYAGGSTWG
- a CDS encoding thioredoxin domain-containing protein encodes the protein MERTRRSLIAGAASVGVVGAAGCLGGGGGGNGGGSEGSDTLDTGAYDCDLSEPADPALDYRPVIGDPDADVVVKAFEDFTCGHCASYKLDHFPTVRAEYIDPGEVRYEHWDFPIPVNETWAVPVASAARGVGARNGSEAFFEFATAAYESQGSYSGEAIGAAAEAAGADPCAAIADAQFAAYEEASMSDRSEGQSIGVQGTPTIFVDGEAVEGYDAAAISAAIDSAL